The following are encoded in a window of Pseudomonadota bacterium genomic DNA:
- a CDS encoding 1-acyl-sn-glycerol-3-phosphate acyltransferase has product MSRRERAAAPTAGLFRWCTVGFAGYTAWVIVNLVLIAALPAIALVALAQRKRDYAAIRRFGAAFLWLFFGRFAAAIGVHRFAELPTPAEVGRGRCVFVANHTSWLDALLALALFPRVRMPVSAAYANLPLLGLVIRWMGCISLDRSSPDALKDGLDRCRRALAAGEPLFVFPEGRRGSGGELLPFADVFFRFAITEDVPVVPVVMHSDLPLFTPARGSLLTPRRAAWTIRVLGALPRDSRDRASDLRALAHRAIARELRGLAR; this is encoded by the coding sequence ATGAGTCGACGAGAACGCGCAGCGGCCCCCACCGCGGGCCTCTTCCGCTGGTGCACGGTCGGCTTCGCCGGCTACACCGCCTGGGTCATCGTCAACCTCGTCCTCATCGCGGCGCTGCCCGCGATCGCCCTCGTCGCGCTGGCCCAGCGGAAGCGCGACTACGCGGCGATCCGGCGGTTCGGCGCGGCGTTCCTGTGGCTCTTCTTCGGCAGGTTCGCCGCGGCGATCGGCGTGCACCGCTTCGCCGAGCTGCCGACCCCCGCCGAGGTCGGCCGTGGCCGGTGCGTCTTCGTCGCGAACCACACCTCCTGGCTCGACGCGCTGCTCGCGCTGGCGCTCTTCCCGCGCGTGCGGATGCCGGTCAGCGCGGCGTACGCGAACCTCCCGCTGCTCGGGCTGGTCATCCGCTGGATGGGCTGCATCTCCCTCGACAGGAGCTCGCCCGACGCGCTCAAGGACGGGCTCGACCGGTGCCGGCGCGCGCTCGCGGCCGGGGAGCCGCTGTTCGTCTTCCCGGAGGGCCGGCGCGGCTCGGGCGGCGAGCTCCTCCCGTTCGCGGACGTGTTCTTCCGCTTCGCGATCACCGAGGACGTGCCGGTCGTCCCGGTCGTCATGCACTCCGATCTCCCGTTGTTCACGCCGGCGCGCGGTTCGCTGTTGACGCCGCGGCGGGCGGCGTGGACGATCCGCGTGCTCGGCGCGCTGCCCCGGGACAGCCGGGATCGCGCCTCGGATCTCCGCGCGCTCGCGCACCGGGCGATCGCGCGGGAGCTGCGCGGGCTCGCCCGCTGA
- the fabZ gene encoding 3-hydroxyacyl-ACP dehydratase FabZ: MTRTAFGPETIERILPHRRPFLFVDRVVGFEPGVAIEAERELRADEPHFAGHFPGQPIMPGVLITEALAQTSGLLVALTAIERGERVEGDLFYLARADMKWTSPVGPGETLVLEAKLDRALGPLVAFKVRARTRRKDVAAGTLTLAKVGG; the protein is encoded by the coding sequence ATGACGCGTACCGCATTCGGCCCCGAGACGATCGAGCGGATCCTGCCGCACCGCCGGCCGTTCCTGTTCGTGGACCGCGTCGTCGGCTTCGAGCCCGGCGTCGCGATCGAGGCCGAACGGGAGCTGCGCGCCGACGAGCCGCACTTCGCGGGGCACTTCCCCGGACAGCCCATCATGCCCGGCGTCCTGATCACCGAGGCGCTCGCGCAGACCTCGGGGCTCCTCGTCGCGCTCACGGCGATAGAGAGGGGCGAGCGCGTGGAGGGCGACCTGTTCTACCTCGCGCGCGCCGACATGAAGTGGACGAGCCCGGTCGGCCCGGGGGAGACGCTCGTGCTCGAGGCGAAGCTCGATCGGGCGCTCGGGCCGCTCGTGGCGTTCAAGGTGCGCGCCCGCACCCGCCGCAAGGACGTGGCGGCCGGCACCCTCACCCTCGCGAAGGTCGGGGGGTAG